Below is a genomic region from Pyxidicoccus trucidator.
AGCCAGGGCGGAGATCCAGCAGCGGAAGGTGGATCTGGTTATCCTTGATGTGTTCCGTGGGGATCCCATGGGTAACGGGAAGCCCGAGGGACTGGAAGTTCTTGAGGACATCAGGAAGTCCGGGTTTGTGAGTGTTGTGCTTTATACTGCCAACCCCAGGCGAGTGGAGGGGTGCCGCTCGGCGTTCATACGACTGTCAGATAAGCCAGTGGCTGATCTGCGGCGTGAGGTTGATGAGCTGTTTTCTCTTCGTATACCGCAGATGTTCCGGGCCATCGTCAGCCATATGGATCGAACGCTGCATGACTATATGTGGAATTTTGTTGAAAAGCAGTGGTCGACGCTTGAGCATATCGCAGGAAAGCCAGAGTTTCTCCGAGTGTTGCTCAGAAGGTTGGCCGCATCTCTTTCGAGAGATGGTCTAGACCCGGTTATTCAAGGAGTTTTTGGGGCGGACCATGCAAGTGCAGTTGCTTCCGACAAGGTGCACCCGGCTGAGATGTTTATTATGCCACCGGTAGACGGCAAGACTCCGCGCCTGGGCGACGTGCGTGTGCGGCTTATGAACGGGTCGAGTGAATATGTTGTCGTGCTTTGGCCTACCTGCGATATGATTGAGGGGCCTTCCCGTCCCGCCAAGGTGCAGTCGGTGCAGTCGGTGCAGTG
It encodes:
- a CDS encoding response regulator, with the protein product MTTQNVELAKKEPWRVLLIEDNQLMREQVHEEFDGEQFDGRLLDIHDVDDFAQARAEIQQRKVDLVILDVFRGDPMGNGKPEGLEVLEDIRKSGFVSVVLYTANPRRVEGCRSAFIRLSDKPVADLRREVDELFSLRIPQMFRAIVSHMDRTLHDYMWNFVEKQWSTLEHIAGKPEFLRVLLRRLAASLSRDGLDPVIQGVFGADHASAVASDKVHPAEMFIMPPVDGKTPRLGDVRVRLMNGSSEYVVVLWPTCDMIEGPSRPAKVQSVQSVQCAIAGMLDAADEMKKWKKDKANKDCRAKVEDLLRNRNDRGPGRHHYIPGLGKLPHLLVDFQRIELIALADLRGMECIATLASPFAEAIASRYLRYIGRLGTPDLDVAYVMSKL